The following proteins come from a genomic window of Dysidea avara chromosome 12, odDysAvar1.4, whole genome shotgun sequence:
- the LOC136241154 gene encoding TNF receptor-associated factor 4-like encodes MAVATTPNDGGGYEYQFVDTPLDMFVCKICQYPSREPHLSACCGHTFCKSCLETAKKSTTISKACPICRDEEFITFHNKQADRAIRSLHVFCTNKEKGCEWQGEVNDIINHLGNSDGCQFEDVTCSNDCGKCLQRQYLTGHVEDECVRRKVNCQYCHITGEHQFIEGEHKDQCPKFPIACPNKCEANSIPREDIDEHRKMCPLEEVTCPNDCGMTLQQQYLTTHVKMECPRLKVDCQYCHITGEHQFIEGEHKEQCPKFPIACPNKCEVGSVPRDDIEEHIKMCPLELIQCEYHVVGCEERMARKDQKKHNKEKMEEHLSFTTRQLTNTQRDLNTTKQQLATTCQNLTKAEKEHITLAANTDEILAKLETKFQTKITEIETAAQKRITELETKLEQKSKLLEDVLFSDKDLWWKMINSSSSKQKTQQIEQSVSDPNIFWYNTVNYQASKLSSGDQVTSVIVKMSEYAKKKSDGVWWYSDSFYTHHKGYKMCLYVYAGWTTGYMTVYLVLMKGPYDDQLRWPLKGHCEVKLLNQISNSEHHLGNGEYWDDGHKRVPSGERCRYKMWSSHQFISHEHLHKITPTCQYLKDDSIFLQVDYKLD; translated from the exons ATGGCAGTAGCCACCACGCCCAATGATGGGGGCGGGTACGAATATCAGTTTGTAGACACTCCATTAGATATGTTTGTGTGTAAGATTTGTCAGTACCCGAGTAGAGAGCCTCATCTTAGCGCGTGTTGTGGTCACACATTTTGTAAGTCTTGTCTTGAGACTGCAAAGAAATCCACCACCATTTCTAAAGCTTGTCCCATTTGCCGAGATGAAGAATTCATCACTTTCCACAACAAACAAGCTGACCGAGCTATCAGGAGTCTTCATGTGTTCTGTACTAACAAGGAGAAAGGatgtgagtggcagggtgaagtGAATGACATCATCAATCACCTTGGAAACAGTGACGGTTGTCAATTTGAAGATGTGACATGCTCCAATGATTGTGGAAAGTGTTTACAACGACAATATCTGACTGGTCATGTTGAGGATGAGTGTGTACGTCGTAAGGTTAACTGTCAGTATtgccacattacaggagaacatcagtttattgagggTGAACACAAGGATCAGTGTCCCAAGTTCCCCATAGCttgtcccaacaagtgtgaaGCTAATAGCATACCTCGTGAGGATATTGATGAACACAGGAAGATGTGTCCActtgaagaagttacttgtCCTAATGATTGTGGAATGACCTTACAACAACAATACCTAACCACCCATGTCAAGATGGAGTGTCCACGTCTCAAGGTTGACTGTCAGTATtgccacattacaggagaacatcagtttattgagggtgaacacaaggaacagtgtcccAAGTTCCCCATAGcctgtcccaacaagtgtgaaGTTGGTAGTGTCCCAAGAGATGATATAGAAGAACACATTAAGATGTGCCCACTGGAGCTTATCCAGTGTGAGTATCACGTGGTGGGTTGTGAGGAGAGGATGGCTCGTAAGGATCAGAAGAAACACAACAAGGAGAAGATGGAAGAACACTTGTCCTTTACCACACGTCAGCTCACTAACAC ACAAAGAGATCTTAAcactacaaaacaacaactaGCCACAACTTGTCAAAATCTTACAAAAGCTGAAAAGGAACACATCACACTAGCTGCCAATACTGATGAGATACTTGCTAAACTGGAGACCAAATTCCAAACAAAGATCACCGAGATTGAAACTGCTGCTCAGAAGAGGATCACTGAACTGGAAACTAAACTGGAACAGAAAAGTAAGTTGTTAGAAGATGTTTTGTTTTCAGACAAAGACCTCTGGTGGAAGATGATTAACTCTTCATCATCAAAGCAAAAAACACAACAAATTGAACAGTCGGTATCTGACCCAAACATATTCTGGTACAACACTGTTAACTATCAAGCATCAAAGTTATCGTCAGGTGATCAAGTTACTTCAGTGATTGTGAAGATGTCAGAGTATGCCAAGAAGAAGAGTGATGGGGTTTGGTGGTACAGTGACTCATTCTATACTCATCACAAGGGATACAAAATGTGTTTGTATGTCTATGCTGGCTGGACTACTGGTTACATGACAGTGTACCTGGTCCTCATGAAGGGTCCATATGATGATCAGTTAAGGTGGCCACTGAAGGGACATTGTGAGGTGAAGTTGTTGAACCAGATCAGTAACAGTGAACATCATTTAGGGAATGGGGAGTATTGGGATGATGGTCATAAGAGGGTCCCTAGTGGGGAGAGGTGTAGGTATAAAATGTGGTCCAGTCATCAGTTCATTTCCCATGAACACCTCCACAAGATCACTCCCACATGTCAGTACCTCAAAGATGATAGTATCTTCCTTCAAGTAGACTATAAACTAGACTAG